The Sphingobium aromaticiconvertens genome has a segment encoding these proteins:
- a CDS encoding cytochrome P450, with the protein MATQLDFPPAHVDPARAGHCALFDRKIVYESPYETIIPQIHEGPAVFYADNISFQQPGWVVRRHEDLKKIYNDAENFHKSGNTGFARLIGEDWSIIPTELDPPVHTGFRQALNPIFSPSKMMQLDEMVRTRARHFIDKFKDKGSCEFVADFAINFPISIFLDLIGLPQERTAQFLDWENKLLHGTDLDARISSVHAVKNLLLETIADRKKRPGDDLISKTLALEVDGRKWTDDEVFGHCFNLYIGGLDTVTSNMSLHFQHLATHPEDQARMRDNSFSQNVVAIEELLRAYAAVSTNRICSKPYEIDGQTMMPGDYVIMSTPLAGRDPEAYDAPNEVRLGRKPTHVTLGHGIHRCLGQHLARRELQTAIEEFLKAIPRFSIEPGFKTPFFLGNVIHVPVLPLTWN; encoded by the coding sequence ATGGCGACACAGCTCGATTTTCCACCGGCGCATGTCGATCCCGCCCGCGCCGGGCACTGCGCGCTTTTCGATCGCAAGATCGTCTATGAGAGTCCCTACGAGACCATCATTCCCCAGATCCATGAGGGGCCGGCGGTCTTCTATGCCGATAACATTTCGTTTCAACAGCCGGGTTGGGTCGTTCGTCGCCACGAGGATCTGAAGAAGATCTACAACGACGCCGAAAATTTTCACAAAAGCGGCAATACCGGTTTCGCGCGACTGATCGGCGAAGACTGGAGCATCATTCCGACCGAACTTGATCCCCCGGTCCATACCGGCTTCCGCCAGGCGCTCAATCCGATCTTCTCGCCGAGCAAGATGATGCAGCTCGATGAAATGGTGCGGACCCGCGCACGCCATTTTATCGACAAGTTCAAGGACAAGGGCAGCTGCGAGTTCGTCGCCGATTTCGCGATCAACTTTCCGATCTCGATCTTCCTCGATCTTATCGGCTTGCCACAGGAACGGACGGCCCAGTTCCTCGACTGGGAGAACAAGCTTCTGCACGGCACGGATCTCGATGCGCGGATCAGCAGCGTGCACGCCGTGAAGAATCTGCTGCTGGAAACGATCGCCGATCGCAAGAAACGCCCCGGCGACGACCTGATCAGCAAGACGCTCGCGCTTGAGGTCGATGGCCGAAAGTGGACCGACGACGAGGTCTTCGGCCATTGCTTCAATCTCTATATCGGTGGCCTGGATACCGTCACGTCAAACATGAGTCTGCACTTTCAGCATCTTGCCACGCACCCGGAGGATCAGGCGCGGATGCGTGATAACTCATTCTCGCAGAACGTGGTTGCGATCGAGGAATTGCTGCGCGCCTATGCGGCGGTCTCGACCAACCGGATTTGTTCAAAGCCCTATGAAATAGACGGCCAGACGATGATGCCGGGCGATTATGTGATCATGTCCACGCCCCTCGCCGGCCGTGATCCTGAAGCCTATGACGCGCCGAATGAAGTCAGGCTGGGTCGGAAGCCGACCCATGTTACGCTCGGGCACGGAATCCACCGCTGCCTGGGCCAGCATCTCGCTCGCCGCGAATTGCAGACCGCGATCGAGGAGTTCCTGAAAGCGATCCCGCGTTTCTCGATCGAACCCGGCTTCAAGACCCCGTTCTTTCTCGGTAATGTCATCCATGTGCCGGTACTGCCGCTGACGTGGAACTGA
- a CDS encoding SDR family NAD(P)-dependent oxidoreductase, giving the protein MSDTTPFPERYGAWALIAGGSDGLGAAFAREVAGRGMNCLLVARRQEPLDTVAAELSGRYGVEVRTLSLDLGAADAVSKLEKETAGIDLGLVVFNAGAEASGAFFNEAPFSIWRDLLQRNVLFLTEALHSFGNRFRGRGRGALIVVGSEAAFGGGARGAMYTASKGYALNLCESLWAELRPYGVDVQTLLFKIADTPTLRAVLERKGIPVEATGAVAVETLARETVVAIGDGPLFNYDEETPDDPLTSNSLRRARVLNVSVALEGFYGTDK; this is encoded by the coding sequence ATGAGTGACACGACGCCTTTTCCAGAGCGCTATGGTGCCTGGGCGCTGATCGCGGGCGGTTCGGATGGCCTGGGCGCCGCCTTCGCGCGCGAGGTTGCGGGGCGGGGTATGAACTGCCTGCTCGTTGCCAGGCGCCAGGAACCGCTCGATACTGTCGCTGCGGAACTTTCAGGCCGGTACGGTGTGGAAGTGCGGACGCTTTCGCTCGATCTTGGCGCTGCCGACGCCGTTTCGAAGCTCGAGAAAGAGACCGCAGGCATCGATCTCGGATTAGTCGTATTCAATGCGGGCGCGGAGGCATCCGGCGCTTTCTTCAACGAAGCGCCCTTCTCGATATGGCGCGACCTGCTCCAGCGCAACGTCCTGTTCCTGACCGAAGCGCTGCACAGCTTCGGCAACCGATTCCGCGGGCGCGGGCGCGGGGCTCTGATCGTTGTCGGCTCGGAAGCAGCATTCGGCGGCGGCGCGCGCGGGGCGATGTACACCGCCAGCAAGGGCTATGCGCTCAATCTATGCGAATCGCTGTGGGCGGAACTTCGCCCTTATGGGGTCGATGTGCAGACATTGCTGTTCAAGATCGCGGACACACCCACGTTGCGCGCTGTTCTCGAACGCAAGGGCATTCCCGTCGAGGCGACGGGTGCCGTTGCGGTGGAGACGCTCGCGCGCGAAACAGTTGTGGCGATCGGAGACGGTCCCCTGTTCAATTATGACGAAGAAACGCCGGACGATCCGCTTACGTCCAACAGTCTTCGCAGGGCGCGGGTGTTGAACGTAAGCGTTGCATTGGAAGGCTTCTACGGAACCGACAAGTGA
- a CDS encoding TonB-dependent receptor: protein MQFELLGARTLCALLLAAASGPAMAQGIATSAATVPVAADTDRDIVVTARRTAESIQSAPVSVTAFSADTLRQASIKDTQDLLVKTPGVFLAGSGGRENTNFSIRGQSKALAGNSAAAVISYFAEVPSPTVGSSIPTYDLGSVQVLKGPQGTLFGRNTTGGAILYYPTAPSYELDGYVQASYGNYDWRILEGALNLPIVENKVAIRIAGQYQKRDGWTKNIGVGHDADDLNSRALRGSLLLEPFEGVSNTTIVDYYKNNSTGGASVLTNVFAGPNGLTATGTRSGALEQLALQRARGPRVIDSDIDAFERAKRFGVTNRTEIDLGADVQFINIFGYRHTNVDYFSSVDGLPTLISDGTGAIPAGLPVMVVGGRQTSNVKQFTDEVQFKGKLLDDRLDWLVGGFYLKSKPVGPSGTYIPVFILPGITNANFNYSFYSEESKALFANVGYKLDGIADGLRINAGFRYTWDKIKACIGAGRTPNPTVTPGDCRDAATTIVNSSRNTTSSKAPTWQVGLDWQANRDLFLYAVTRRGYRSGGINGPTLAGRLTQFQSFAPEKVTDVEVGIRSDFTAGDVKMRFNASPFIGWYSGVQVPISGLNTQATCSLTVPGGTNAPRSPDGDCDPANDPSGGTLLVNAGKTRVAGIDLSGRIAPTRTLSFDGGATFLNLKSRSITVPAALLPYLGIAEVPFNLVAKTTLTGGARWTLPLPESVGEGILSIDYYHSSKVRSSDNVLPAYDLVNMRFDLKGVAGTNFDAGFLMRNVFNKKYLASSNVGSAPLGINSSFYGAPRTYGIELRYRFGD, encoded by the coding sequence ATGCAATTCGAATTATTGGGCGCGCGCACTTTGTGTGCACTGCTGCTGGCGGCTGCCTCCGGACCGGCGATGGCGCAGGGCATTGCGACGAGCGCCGCTACGGTGCCTGTCGCGGCCGACACCGATCGCGATATCGTGGTGACCGCACGGCGGACCGCTGAAAGCATCCAGTCGGCACCCGTCTCGGTCACGGCTTTCAGCGCCGATACGCTGCGCCAGGCATCCATCAAGGATACGCAGGATCTGCTGGTCAAGACGCCGGGCGTATTCCTTGCCGGTTCTGGCGGGCGCGAGAACACGAACTTTTCGATCCGCGGGCAGTCCAAGGCGCTTGCCGGCAATAGCGCCGCCGCCGTCATCAGCTATTTCGCCGAAGTCCCTTCGCCAACGGTCGGGTCGAGCATTCCGACTTACGATCTGGGTTCGGTGCAGGTGCTTAAGGGACCGCAAGGCACGCTGTTCGGTCGGAATACGACTGGCGGCGCCATCCTCTATTACCCGACGGCTCCATCTTACGAACTCGATGGCTACGTTCAGGCCTCTTACGGAAACTATGATTGGCGCATCCTTGAGGGCGCACTCAACCTGCCGATCGTGGAAAACAAAGTCGCGATCCGTATTGCCGGCCAATATCAAAAGCGGGATGGCTGGACGAAGAACATCGGCGTCGGTCACGACGCGGATGATCTCAATTCGCGCGCGCTGCGCGGTTCGCTGTTGCTTGAGCCCTTCGAGGGCGTAAGCAACACCACGATCGTCGACTACTACAAGAATAACTCGACCGGCGGCGCTTCGGTCCTGACCAACGTCTTCGCCGGGCCGAACGGACTCACCGCCACCGGCACCCGTTCGGGAGCGCTCGAGCAACTCGCCCTTCAGCGCGCCCGCGGCCCGCGCGTGATCGATTCCGATATCGATGCATTTGAGCGCGCCAAGCGCTTCGGCGTCACCAATCGCACCGAGATTGATCTTGGCGCCGACGTCCAGTTCATCAACATCTTCGGTTATCGCCATACCAACGTCGATTATTTCTCGAGCGTCGATGGCCTGCCCACGCTGATTTCGGACGGCACCGGCGCGATTCCGGCCGGTCTTCCCGTGATGGTGGTCGGCGGCCGCCAGACGTCGAATGTCAAGCAGTTCACAGATGAGGTCCAGTTCAAGGGAAAGCTGCTGGACGACAGGCTCGACTGGCTAGTCGGCGGCTTCTATCTCAAGAGCAAGCCAGTCGGCCCGAGCGGCACCTATATCCCCGTCTTCATACTGCCTGGCATCACCAACGCCAACTTCAACTACAGCTTCTATAGCGAGGAGAGCAAAGCGCTTTTCGCCAATGTTGGCTACAAGCTGGATGGTATCGCCGATGGCTTGAGGATCAACGCCGGTTTCCGCTACACTTGGGATAAGATCAAGGCCTGCATCGGCGCCGGGAGAACCCCGAACCCGACTGTCACGCCGGGCGATTGTCGCGATGCGGCTACCACGATCGTCAACTCGAGCCGGAACACGACCTCCTCCAAGGCGCCGACCTGGCAGGTCGGACTCGATTGGCAGGCGAACCGCGATCTGTTCCTCTATGCCGTCACGCGCCGCGGCTATCGCTCGGGTGGGATCAACGGCCCGACGCTGGCCGGCCGCCTGACGCAGTTCCAATCGTTCGCGCCCGAGAAGGTGACCGATGTCGAAGTCGGCATCCGTTCCGATTTTACAGCTGGTGACGTCAAGATGCGGTTCAACGCCTCACCTTTCATCGGCTGGTATAGCGGCGTCCAGGTGCCGATCTCGGGCCTGAACACGCAAGCGACCTGTAGCCTGACCGTGCCCGGCGGCACGAATGCGCCGCGGTCTCCCGATGGCGATTGCGATCCGGCGAACGATCCGAGCGGCGGCACCCTGCTGGTCAACGCGGGCAAGACGCGCGTCGCGGGTATCGATCTGTCCGGTCGGATCGCGCCGACCCGCACGCTGTCGTTCGATGGCGGCGCGACATTCCTCAATCTGAAATCGCGCTCCATCACGGTCCCGGCCGCGCTGCTGCCTTATCTGGGGATCGCCGAAGTACCGTTCAATCTCGTTGCCAAGACCACGCTCACCGGCGGCGCGCGCTGGACACTGCCGCTGCCGGAAAGCGTCGGCGAGGGCATCCTCTCGATCGATTACTATCATTCGAGCAAGGTGCGTTCTTCAGACAACGTGCTGCCGGCCTATGATCTGGTCAACATGCGCTTCGATCTGAAGGGAGTTGCCGGGACGAACTTCGATGCGGGCTTCTTGATGCGCAATGTGTTCAACAAGAAGTATCTGGCGTCCAGCAATGTCGGGTCGGCGCCGCTGGGCATCAACAGCAGCTTCTACGGCGCCCCGCGCACCTACGGGATCGAACTGCGTTACCGCTTCGGCGACTGA